DNA from Arvicola amphibius chromosome 13, mArvAmp1.2, whole genome shotgun sequence:
agggggaagatgaAGAGTCCTTGCCCCAACTGAGGGCCCCAGGAGGCTCAGAGTCTGAGCCTGCCACCACACCAGTTTTGAGGGGCCTGTCTTCAAGGGGTCCTGATGCTGGGTGCCTGATGGAAGAGTTTGAGGAGCCTGCTGCCACCGAGAGGCCTGCCCAGCCGGTGAGCCCCCCTTTATGCCCTCTTAGTTGCAAAGCCCTGCCTCTCACCCCTTCCAGACTTCTGTATAATCCCCCTGAGGGACTTCAATTTCCCTCAGCTTCCTCTCTGCCTGGCCAGTCTTGGACCATATCCCACTCtataaaaaaaaggagggggtaACTTTCCAGCTCAGAGGAACCTTGGAGACCTTCAAGTCCAGCCTTCTCAGGGGGCACTTCTCAGATCCCAGGCACTTAAGTAACCTACCCCTAGCTACAAACTAAAGAATTAGTGGTGGAATCAGACCACtttttcctgctctccttccaTATGATTTCCAGCCCCGGTTtcctgctccacccccacccccacctccatacTTTCTCTCTTTGGTGCccagaaataggaaaaaattgTTCCTCCCAACCCtcactcaccctccctctcctgggaagaagggaatggGGGGAGAGGCAGAAAATTGGGAGAGGCGGAGAGTTTCTCCAGAACCCTCTGCTCTGATTGGATTCCAGGCCTTCTCCCATCTCCTAGCAACCACATCCTCCCTCTGCCTTACTGCAGTACTGGCTGCTGCTGCCAATGTCTGCTACTAAGGCCAGGCACCTTCTGCTTTGCCCACATGATGTGCTGGGGATGGGGGAGAGTGGTGGTGGGTGGGAGGAGGCAGTGCTGTCTATCTTCAGAGTGTGAGGCCAGGGCCCTGTGTAGGAAGAAGGGAGGTGCTTCATGATCTGAAATGAGGGTGGACTCTTCCACTCCTACCTGTGCAGAGAGGATTCTGGGACCCTTCGGTTTTGTTACTAAAGCCAGGACAGGGAGGTGGGACCTAGCACTTGGCTGCAAGGACTGAACTGACTTCACCCTCTGTCTCTTTAGGGAGCTGCCAACCCCCTGGTGGTGGGAGCCGTGGCCTTGCTGGACCTCAGCCTGGCGTTCCTGTTCTCCCAGCTCCTCACCTGAGGCGACGTCCTGGCCTCCTGGCTTTGGTTGCCTGCCTCTCCACCCACTTTGAcctgcctttttctctttcccctcctacttgtgttttctctctctttccttttttctgtgcccctttctttttgtctcttgcttctcagttccttctcttctTTGAGATGGTCTCATTTATTCTGGACCTGTCTCTGATCTTCCTCGTTTTCTCTCCCACCCAACCCCTTCTCTCTCTAGATTGTTTACATATGAAGGGCTGTTCTCCCTCAGAGCTGCAGAGTtggctctcttctctgagacacacAAATCTAAGTCAGACCATTGCCCCCATATCCTCCCCAACCTTTTCTTTAAGTCAAAACTTCACCAAGGGTGGGGGTTTGGTATCCTGAGGAGTCTCCTGGAatctgaggggaggggaggaagacaaTAAGAGGTGACTGTATGCCAGACAAGGCACTGGCTGAGTCACTTGGGGCCTACTGGCCCAAATGGAAAACTGTAAGAAGAGAAGCCTCCACTCAGACCTTCCAGAACCCAGCTAAGTTCTTGCCTAACTTGATCCTTGCCCCAGGGAGAAAAGGGGAGTGAGCTACAGGAAACTCCCTCAAAGCTCCCTCTCCGTTCCTCCTCAGCCAGTCCCTCTTCCAACCCCCAAGGATGGCATGTCATGCCAAGAGCAATgtgaaaagcaacaaaaaaaaaaatatttggtgcACCCAGCCCACTCCTCTCAGACTCTGTCACTCACCTCTCTACCCTTTTCTGCCCCCTAAAATTTATTTGGTTGGTCTGGACTCACTTGTGGCCTTTGATTAAACTCCCAAGGGGCCTGAAGAAGGCACTTCTGCAGAGGGTTAGAGGCACTAGAGCAAGCGAGGACTCCGCTCCTCAGTACTGGCAGTTGTGGGGAGCACTTCCGGAGGCTGAAGACAAGTAAGATAAGAGCCAAAGGGCAGCAGAAGCTGCAACAAGTCTAGCTGTTCCCACCCCATCACCTCAGAGTCCTGTGAGGTGGGAAAACAAAAGACAGCCAAAGGAAGCTGATGTCTTCCACACTtcccaggcagggcagaggtggACGTCAACCCCAGGTGAGAAGTGGGTGAAGAGCCCTGTTTGAGAAATGGCTGATCCCTGTTACTAGCTTTTCCTCTGGGGACAGAAAGCTCTACACGAGGTAACGGTAGAGCCCAGGGGAACTTTCCTTCCCtgcatgaggcagaggcaagctgccTGCCAACCCCTTCCTCAAGGAATGGCCTTGCCCAGGAatgcccaccacacacactctTCTTATTTTTCTAGACAACCTCTGTTTACTCCTtggcctgccttcctccttcctcccttctcaacCTTTACTTCTGATTTCTCTTTCATGGAATTTGGGATTGACGTTATACAACAGTGCCGCCAACACCAAgtcttgcaggaaaaaaaaaatacaaagaaatttaacaaaaaaaaagtatattaataaaaaagttCCAAAAAGGGGGGACTGTCATCTCTGTGGGGTGCGATGATTTCAAATTCAAGCTCTCTTGAGTGTCACCTAGTAGGGTGGGTGAAAAAGGAGGCCTGAGGAGCCACGGGTGCTGTAATCGTTCTAGGCTCCTTTCCCAAAGTGCCAAAgactgaggccagaggtcagaaaTCTCAAGAAAGCACGGTTGGGCGGCCCTAGAGGGGCGGGGTCCCGTAGTAGAGgcggggaagaaggaaggacccGGACCAAGCACCATCCCCAGCTCTGTTTCGTACCAGGAAGTgctgggtgggggggagagaagcAGAGTTGACACCGAAGCCAGGTGAGGTTGGGACCGGGAAACTGATGCCACCTGAGATAGAAGGGGAGCAAGAAATCTCGCAAAGGAAATAGTGCAGGGATCCAGAAggaaaaactagaaatgaaaaatcaGTCCGGGAAGGAAAGCGAGAAATGCACTAGGCTTTAGCGCAAGCGCAGTAAAAACAGACACGGGGTGGGGCAAGGACGCCTGCGTAGTGGGAATGTCCTTGCGAGGCGGGATGGTGGCTCTCAGATCCAGGTGGGAGGTAAAAGTGGGCACAGTTTTACGGTGGTTGTGGGACACAAGCTCTTAAAGAACTTGGCACAGGGCGATTCTGGCTACCTGGCTGGAACATGTTAAAGCCTTTCCACTCCCGGGGTCTGCCCTCAGGATGGTGCCTTCGTTGAAACTTCAGGACCTAATCGAAGAGATACGCGGGGCCAAGACTCAGGCCCAGGAACGGGAAGTGATCCAGAAGGAGTGTGCTCAAATTCGGGCCTCCTTCCGCGATGGGGATCCCCTGCAGAGGCATCGCCAGCTGGCCAAACTGCTCTACGTCCATATGTTGGGCTACCCCGCCCACTTTGGACAGGTACGGGCCTGAGATAGCTCCAGGATTTGAGGAAGATGACCAGTGGGCCCCTTTGCGTATCTGTACCCCATTTGTGTttctccaggttttttttttttttgtactgttttGTGAAaggttctctatgtagcccaggctggccttagaacTGGCAAAAATCCCTACCTCCGTTTCAgtgttgggatttcaggcatgccTCATTCCGCCCAGCTAAATCCTTTAGTTTCTGAGCCTTTTGTCCATTACCCTAGTGGTGATTCCTTAGCCAACCCCGTTCTTAGCACCTTCCCATGCTCTCCCTACCTCACTCCTACACAGGTCCCCGAAACCTGCCTGCCATCGTCTGCATCTCCACTAAAGTTTCTGGTTAAAGAGAGCATGATGGAATATGATTCCTCCAAGTTAATCTGGCCTTAAGAAGGGTATAGCTGGGAAATTAGTGCTGTGGTTTCACACTACCCTTCCCTCCCGGTCTGCTTCCTCCCCTGTAGATGGAGTGCCTGAAACTGATTGCCTCCCCCAGATTCATAGACAAGAGGGTGGGCTACCTGGGGGCGATGCTCCTATTGGATGAGAGGCACGATGCCCATCTGCTCATTACCAACAGCATTAAGAAGTGAGAGGGTTCTGGGGCACTTGAAATCAGGGCGTTGGGAGAGTGGGAACTGCAAAATCCTGAGGGCTGCCTGCTACCAGTACTGGGAAGAACTAGTTTTCTTCTGCTTGACTGGCCATCCTTCCGAACCCTACAGTGACCTGAGCCAAGGGATTCAGGCAGTTCAGGGTCTGGCCCTGTGCACTCTGAGCGCCATGGGCTCCGCTGAGATGTGCCGGGACCTCGCCACTGAGGTGGAGAAGCTGCTCCTGCAGCCCAGCCCCTACGTGCGGAAAAAGGTGGGATGCAGACCGCTAGGCATTTGCCTCTCCACAAGGTGTTCCCAATCTGCCCTGTGGGAGAAGTGTGGCATCTAATTCGGTGACCCTATCTGAGGCCCTTGATTTCCGCAGGCTGTTTTGGCCGCCGTGCACATGATCCGGAAGGATCCCGAACTCTCCAACATCTTCCTCCCACCTTGTGCCAAACTGCTGCGTGAGCGCCATCATGGTAAGAGCACAAGGCCCTCCACCATCCACTTCTGGTCTGGCTCTGAAATGATGTGAAAAGCAAATCAGGAAAACCCACTCCCTGGACAagggtggtgcacacacacaaactgtccCATGGCCTGGCCCACCGTTCACTGCCCCGCCCTGACCCCAGGCATCCTGCTGGGCACCATCACGCTGATCACGGAGCTCTGTGAGAGAAGCCCTGCAGCCCTCAGGCACTTTCGCAAGGTGGGCTAGTGAAGGGGCAGGCCGTGGGGCAGGCCAACGCGGGTGGTGGGTGAAGAATCGGGACTGATGGTTGAGAAGAGAAGAGGCATGCCCGGACAAGGCTGCCTGTGTGCTTCTCCTTCCAGGTAGTACCCCAGCTGGTACAGATCCTCCGGACTCTGGTGACAACAGGATACTCAACAGAGCACAGCATCTCTGGTGTCAGCGATCCCTTCTTACAGGTAGGCTGAGGCTCACTTGTATCCCCAGAACAGGAAAGACTTCACAGGAACACCATGGCCAGTAGTCACGTCCCGTTTTGGCACAGTCCAAGTGACAAGCTCAGGACTGCTCTAGTCACCCTAGGACTGGGGGTAGGGAATGGAAGGTGATTACCGAAGAGTCAGAAGATCCAGTTTGGTAACCAGTTTGGCtccaaagccaggtgtggtggcacatgcctttagttccagcacttgggaggcagaggcagaggcatctatgcaagttcaaggccagcctggtctataaaacaaatttcagaatagccaaggctgcgcagagaaaccatgtcttgaaaaacaaatcaaaaaaggcCTGTTCCAAACTCCCCTACCTCTACACAACTCCACCTCCTGCCAGGGGCCAAGGGATCTGTGGAGgtgagagggaggggtgggaagtgGGGGGAGTCAGAGCCCTCACCATGTAGCCCACAGACTCATGGCATTATCCTCGAAACCCCTCTCATCCAATCTCAGGTCCAGATACTTCGTCTCCTTCGGATCCTGGGACGGAACCATGAAGACAGCAGTGAGACCATGAATGACCTGCTGGCCCAGGTGAGAGGCACCCTGTAGGCATGTGGTTTCTTAGGGTCCCTCCGCCCTGAACTTCCTCACATGACCTTTTATCATGCAGAGATCATCTAATTGCCTTTCTGTCCCCCTGAAACCAATGAATTCCATGAAGGAAGGATAGAGTGTGTCGCTACACTATCGTCCCAGTGTGTAGGCTGGTCCTAACACAATGGAGTCCGGGGAACTTGGGTAGGGGCCGAAGGATTCTAGAAATCACAGGACAACTCGAGCCCTGTGCTGATATTGCCTCTCCCACCATCCACACAGGTGGCCACCAACACAGACACCAGTCGCAATGCAGGCAATGCCGTCCTGTTGGAGACAGTGCTGACCATCATGGACATCCACTCTGCAGCGGGCCTCCGGGTACCGTTACATCCCCATGTGCTCTCCAGCTGTGGCGCCGCCTGCCCAGCTGGTCCTGGTCACGCCCATCATGGAGGAGATCCCACTGAACCAGTGGCTTCTTCTCTGActgcctccaccttcttcttcccatagGTTCTAGCTGTTAACATTCTTGGCCGTTTCTTGCTCAACAATGACAAGAATATTAGGTAACAACCCCCGGTATCTGGCTAGACTATCACACTGCACATCTGGCCTTCTGCGTTCTCCATCTTGGCCAACCTAACTCTTAACCTGTACCTGAGCAGCACAGGGTGTCCAGGCAGATGGCCTCATATGGCATGGTCTCTCTTACTCTGACCAGGTATGTGGCACTAACGTCGTTGCTTCAGCTGGTACAGTCCGACCACAGTGCTGTGCAGCGTCATCGGTCCACCGTGGTAGAATGTCTCCAGGAAACAGATGCCTCCCTCAGCAGGTAAGCAGAGCGAGAAGGGGACAGAGCAGAGGACACAGTACCTGGTGGGCGACGTGCAAAGCAGCTGGAGCGAGAACTAAAGGACAAGATGCCTGAGGTCAGTGGATGCTGGAGCGGGGTAACCTGGGCCATCTGCCTGGACGCCTCTCTCCTGCCAGGAGGGCCCTGGAGCTGAGCCTGGCCCTGGTGAACAGCTCCAACGTGCGAGCCATGATGCGGGAGCTGCAGGCCTTTCTGGAATCCTGCCCCCCTGATCTTCGGGCTGATTGTGCTTCCGGCATCCTATTGGCAGCGGAGAGGTGAGATGACAAGTGTCTAGGAGTCAGAGGGTGCGGCCTGGGGACGGATGCTGAGATAACTGATGAGTCACGTCCCCTAGGTTTGCTCCAAGCAAGCGGTGGCACATAGACACCATCCTGCACGTGCTGACCACGGTGAGATGGGGTAGTCGGGGAGTTGGGGAGGAGCGGGCAGAGCTCACTGCTCTGACTTGGCCACATCTCCCCGTCTCCAGGCAGGCACCTATGTGAGGGATGACGCAGTGGCCAACCTGACCCAGCTGATTGGGGAGGCCCAGGAGCTTCACGCCTACTCTGTGTGCCGCCTCTACAGTGCCTTAGCGGAAGACATCTCCCAGGTCTcactccccttccccagctccggCTCACCAGCCTTTCCAGCACTAGGATTTGAGTGGTTTTCCCCCTAGCGTAGCAGCCAGAAGCTGGTCGAGGACAAAGCCCACCCCTCGCTTAGGCTTCTGTCCTGGCCCTGGTGCCTACCGACTGCAACTCCAGATACAACTTTCTTCCTCAACGTTCTAGAATGCCGACCCCCCAGGCAGTCTTCAGGAGCAAAAGAGATGTATTAAGGCTTGGCGCAtactttcatttctgttattaCCTTCAATGCTGAGTGGATTAACAGGTGCCAGCTGATATCTATAACTCCCGTCTGTCAACTTAAATAGAGTGGACAGAAAGCATCCCAGTTTTCTTACGAAAGAGCCTCTCAGGGCTCCGTCATGTGACCAGGCCATGTAGTTTTGGTACTTGCCCACCAGAGGGCAGTAGGAACCAAAATGCCAAGACAGCCTGCTAACAAACTTAACCCTTCCCTGCCAACCCCATGAAAGGACACTGTAGGGTCTAGAAGAGAGGAGGCCCCCAGCTAGCTCAGCCGTGTCTCTTTCCCCACGCAGCAACCACTGGCTCAGGTGGCAGCCTGGTGCATCGGCGAGTATGGGGACCTCCTACTGGAGGGTAACTGTGAGGAAACGGAACCTTTTCAGGTGAGAGCTGAGGAGTGGGAGGTACACTGGAAAGGACCCGTCAGGACAGACGTGGCCTGTGGCCATGACCTGTTGTCCACTCCtgaaggtggaagaggaagaggtgctGGCGCTGCTGGAGAAAGTGCTGCAGTCCCATCTGTCCCTGCCAGCCACCCGAGCCTATGCTCTCACAGCCCTCATGAAGCTCAGTACCCGGCTCCCGGGAGGTAACAAGTAAGAAGTCCCAGGCCTTGAAAGATGTCCCTTCCTGGTGGCTACTAGTCCTTGAACTCTCCAAGCACAGGCCCCTCTCTCCGGCCCCCTAGTCCTTAGGAATTTGCTTTTGAGCCACATATATTAGATGTCTCCTTACTCTGTGAGGCTTCCGCTTTCCCTCTCGTCCTGGAGGGGAAGAGCAAGCCGACTGCCATTGCTTCTCACAGGCCACGTTGTGGCCCAGTCGTATCCGCCAGGTGGTCTCCATCTATGGGAGCTGTGTGGACATAGAGCTTCAGCAGCGAGCTGTGGAGTATAACATGCTCTTCCAGAAATATGACCACATGAGGTATGCGAGCTTCAAACTCCATGCTCCCCGAGTGTTCCCTTCTAGATTGCCTTGCTCTCTGTGGTGAGCACCTCCCACCCATCGCTG
Protein-coding regions in this window:
- the Ap1g2 gene encoding AP-1 complex subunit gamma-like 2 isoform X1 — protein: MVPSLKLQDLIEEIRGAKTQAQEREVIQKECAQIRASFRDGDPLQRHRQLAKLLYVHMLGYPAHFGQMECLKLIASPRFIDKRVGYLGAMLLLDERHDAHLLITNSIKNDLSQGIQAVQGLALCTLSAMGSAEMCRDLATEVEKLLLQPSPYVRKKAVLAAVHMIRKDPELSNIFLPPCAKLLRERHHGILLGTITLITELCERSPAALRHFRKVVPQLVQILRTLVTTGYSTEHSISGVSDPFLQVQILRLLRILGRNHEDSSETMNDLLAQVATNTDTSRNAGNAVLLETVLTIMDIHSAAGLRVLAVNILGRFLLNNDKNIRYVALTSLLQLVQSDHSAVQRHRSTVVECLQETDASLSRRALELSLALVNSSNVRAMMRELQAFLESCPPDLRADCASGILLAAERFAPSKRWHIDTILHVLTTAGTYVRDDAVANLTQLIGEAQELHAYSVCRLYSALAEDISQQPLAQVAAWCIGEYGDLLLEGNCEETEPFQVEEEEVLALLEKVLQSHLSLPATRAYALTALMKLSTRLPGGNNRIRQVVSIYGSCVDIELQQRAVEYNMLFQKYDHMRAAILEKMPLVVRSDPHVDEEGKESKAGAQLLEASAPVPTEPQATKLLDLLDLLDDTPEHAQHLPPLDPSPGETLVHLLDLPCAPPAPAPIPSLRVFDREGVRLDLSFVRPLETPALLLVTATTTNSSREDVTHFVCQAAVPKSFQLQLQAPSGDTIPAQGGLPITQLFRILNPNKATLRLKLRLTYNHFGQPVQEVFEVDNLPVETWQ
- the Ap1g2 gene encoding AP-1 complex subunit gamma-like 2 isoform X2, whose amino-acid sequence is MVVPQLVQILRTLVTTGYSTEHSISGVSDPFLQVQILRLLRILGRNHEDSSETMNDLLAQVATNTDTSRNAGNAVLLETVLTIMDIHSAAGLRVLAVNILGRFLLNNDKNIRYVALTSLLQLVQSDHSAVQRHRSTVVECLQETDASLSRRALELSLALVNSSNVRAMMRELQAFLESCPPDLRADCASGILLAAERFAPSKRWHIDTILHVLTTAGTYVRDDAVANLTQLIGEAQELHAYSVCRLYSALAEDISQQPLAQVAAWCIGEYGDLLLEGNCEETEPFQVEEEEVLALLEKVLQSHLSLPATRAYALTALMKLSTRLPGGNNRIRQVVSIYGSCVDIELQQRAVEYNMLFQKYDHMRAAILEKMPLVVRSDPHVDEEGKESKAGAQLLEASAPVPTEPQATKLLDLLDLLDDTPEHAQHLPPLDPSPGETLVHLLDLPCAPPAPAPIPSLRVFDREGVRLDLSFVRPLETPALLLVTATTTNSSREDVTHFVCQAAVPKSFQLQLQAPSGDTIPAQGGLPITQLFRILNPNKATLRLKLRLTYNHFGQPVQEVFEVDNLPVETWQ